One Coffea arabica cultivar ET-39 chromosome 5c, Coffea Arabica ET-39 HiFi, whole genome shotgun sequence DNA window includes the following coding sequences:
- the LOC140007273 gene encoding uncharacterized protein yields MAEEIFQSVRQGRQDSYDFSGDITKKVRVNIPNFDGKIGPKVFSNWLATLQRYFDWYDMTDERKVKFAIMKLVGQVQVWWIGVKHDLRLAGQLDLMWEEMKLRLKRKYMPLYYAADLFDDMNSLRQGGMTVAEYMNKFEELKIPYKGTKSSTQVLSRFKLGLRPEIRKELMGRNIYTVDNAFQIVLRLEKSLQ; encoded by the coding sequence atggCTGAAGAGATTTTTCAATCAGTTAGGCAAGGAAGACAAGACTCCTATGATTTCTCAGGAGACATCACAAAAAAGGTAAGAGTAAATATTCCTAATTTCGATGGAAAAATTGGTCCTAAAGTTTTTTCTAACTGGCTTGCTACTTTGCAACGCTATTTTGATTGGTATGATATGACTGATGAGAGAAAAGTTAAGTTTGCTATCATGAAACTTGTTGGACAAGTCCAAGTATGGTGGATAGGAGTCAAGCATGATCTTCGACTTGCTGGACAACTAGACTTGATGTGGGAAGAGATGAAGCTACGTTTGAAGAGAAAATACATGCCTCTATATTATGCAGCTGATCTTTTTGATGATATGAATAGCTTAAGGCAAGGAGGAATGACAGTTGCTGAGTATATGAATAAGTTTGAAGAGCTAAAAATTCCTTACAAAGGCACCAAAAGTTCAACACAAGTTTTATCCAGATTTAAGTTGGGTTTGAGACCCGAAATTCGCAAAGAATTGATGGGACGTAATATCTACACAGTTGATAATGCTTTCCAAATAGTTCTTAGGCTTGAAAAGAGCCTGCAGTAG